The Chthonomonadales bacterium genome has a window encoding:
- a CDS encoding GlsB/YeaQ/YmgE family stress response membrane protein, whose amino-acid sequence MSLIAWIVVGLVVGFLAKLVMPDTEDASGGLLGTLILGVVGAVIGGWIWNIALNQPGTTGIDIGSIFIAFIGAIILIGVLRLFTRRGITQ is encoded by the coding sequence ATGAGTCTGATAGCATGGATCGTCGTAGGGTTGGTGGTGGGCTTCCTGGCGAAGCTCGTGATGCCGGACACCGAGGACGCGTCGGGCGGGCTGCTCGGCACGCTGATCCTGGGTGTCGTCGGCGCGGTCATCGGCGGGTGGATCTGGAACATCGCGCTGAACCAACCCGGAACCACCGGCATCGACATCGGCAGCATTTTCATCGCGTTCATAGGAGCGATCATCCTGATCGGCGTGCTCCGGCTCTTCACGCGACGCGGCATCACACAGTGA
- a CDS encoding AI-2E family transporter: protein MSPDRNRAEDHRPPEQQVAVSLNAATVSAARRRFWLLVVLAMALWLAYLVREIWLPLGIAAVMAMVLDPVVDRMETRGWSRTAATTCIFAAALGALASVAYFAVPAAIDQANAISASFERYLPRPGHRDEAERSLGRLLDRARAPVYAREAVRRGAAQISQALTSTAEWVSQHTMDVLSNLIWIAIIPIVTFYLLRDFHTILGKGLLLVPRRRRDLVQALVSEVASIFTRYLRGLALLAAMDGAATWVLLSALGTRSAFFLGLMAGLLYTVPYLGALATVALLGGVAFVQGGLHYALIVVGANMVLHQMLFDQVIAPRVLGGHVGLHPVLTIVALLVGNLLLGIFGMLLAVPVAASIQTLVLALVPKLRHEIDLQPEPGEPPDTSEGLARETREAHAANAASEDLHREVGEAVEAIEEAARGGEPPGGDAAG from the coding sequence GTGAGCCCCGACCGCAACCGAGCCGAGGACCATCGGCCACCCGAGCAGCAGGTCGCCGTCTCGCTGAACGCCGCGACGGTCTCCGCGGCGCGACGCCGCTTCTGGCTGCTCGTCGTGCTGGCCATGGCGCTCTGGCTTGCCTACCTTGTGCGCGAGATCTGGCTCCCTCTCGGCATCGCCGCCGTGATGGCGATGGTGCTCGACCCGGTAGTCGACCGCATGGAGACACGAGGCTGGTCGCGCACCGCCGCGACGACCTGCATCTTCGCCGCGGCGCTCGGAGCCCTCGCATCGGTCGCCTACTTCGCCGTGCCGGCCGCCATTGACCAGGCGAACGCGATATCGGCCAGCTTTGAGCGCTACCTCCCCCGACCGGGCCACCGCGACGAGGCGGAGCGCTCGCTGGGGCGCCTGCTCGATCGGGCCAGGGCGCCGGTCTACGCGCGCGAGGCGGTGCGACGAGGGGCCGCGCAGATCAGCCAGGCGCTGACATCGACGGCCGAGTGGGTTTCGCAGCATACGATGGACGTCCTCTCCAACCTCATCTGGATCGCAATCATCCCGATCGTCACTTTCTATCTCCTCCGCGACTTTCACACCATCCTTGGCAAGGGGCTGCTCCTGGTGCCCAGGCGCCGGCGCGACCTGGTGCAGGCGCTCGTCAGCGAGGTGGCCTCGATCTTCACGCGGTACCTTCGGGGCCTGGCGCTGCTCGCGGCAATGGACGGCGCGGCTACCTGGGTGTTGCTGTCGGCCCTGGGAACGCGGAGCGCGTTCTTTCTCGGACTCATGGCCGGCCTCCTCTACACGGTGCCCTACCTCGGAGCGCTCGCGACCGTCGCGCTCCTCGGCGGCGTCGCCTTCGTCCAGGGCGGCCTACACTACGCGCTCATCGTGGTCGGAGCCAACATGGTGCTCCACCAGATGCTCTTCGACCAGGTGATCGCTCCGCGCGTACTCGGCGGGCACGTGGGCCTGCACCCCGTCCTGACCATCGTCGCGCTGCTCGTGGGCAACCTGTTGCTCGGGATCTTCGGAATGCTCCTCGCCGTGCCCGTCGCGGCGAGCATCCAGACACTGGTGCTCGCGCTCGTGCCGAAGCTGCGCCACGAGATCGACCTGCAGCCGGAGCCCGGCGAGCCCCCCGACACATCGGAGGGGCTGGCGCGGGAGACTCGGGAGGCCCACGCGGCGAACGCGGCCAGCGA